One Vespula pensylvanica isolate Volc-1 chromosome 3, ASM1446617v1, whole genome shotgun sequence DNA window includes the following coding sequences:
- the LOC122627932 gene encoding copper homeostasis protein cutC homolog, with protein sequence MGLEVCVDTFESAKNAIIGGAMRLELCSSLSEGGLTPSIGFVNKIRRLTNIDIYVLLRVRSGNFVYSREEMDIMLFDLKTIKDLKLANGFVFGALTEDREINTTYCKQVISLAKPLPVTFHRAFDEMRQDPLETVNVLHSLGFYRILSSGRQETAEKGISLLKSMHAMKKILIMPGAGITPDNILNIRLKTEVNEFHCSARKRKQLTENERNHFRMGTVLERDYVMVTDVNTVRKMCEIIENDYE encoded by the coding sequence ATGGGATTGGAGGTTTGCGTGGATACATTTGAGTCTGCAAAAAACGCGATTATAGGTGGTGCCATGAGATTAGAGTTATGTTCGTCTTTATCGGAAGGTGGTTTAACACCGTCAATTggtttcgttaataaaattcgGAGATTAACGAATATAGACATTTACGTTCTGTTACGCGTTAGAAGCGgaaatttcgtttattctcGTGAAGAAATGGATATCATGTTATTCGATTTGAAAACAATCAAAGATTTAAAATTAGCGAATGGTTTTGTTTTCGGTGCTTTAACGGAAGACCGTGAAATCAATACAACTTATTGCAAGCAAGTAATATCGCTAGCTAAACCACTTCCCGTTACGTTTCATCGCGCTTTCGACGAAATGCGACAGGATCCTTTAGAAACCGTTAATGTATTGCATTCCCTCGGTTTTTATAGGATTTTATCATCGGGACGACAGGAAACAGCTGAGAAAGGTATCAGTCTCTTAAAAAGTATGCatgcaatgaaaaaaatattgataatgcCAGGTGCCGGTATTACTCcggataatatattaaatattagattaAAGACTGAGGTCAATGAATTTCATTGCTCGGCtaggaaaaggaaacaacTTACTGAAAATGAAAGGAATCATTTTAGGATGGGTACCGTATTAGAGAGAGATTATGTCATGGTTACCGATGTTAATACGGTCAGAAAAATGtgtgaaataattgaaaacgATTATGAGTAA